From the Musa acuminata AAA Group cultivar baxijiao chromosome BXJ3-7, Cavendish_Baxijiao_AAA, whole genome shotgun sequence genome, one window contains:
- the LOC135643364 gene encoding probable ADP-ribosylation factor GTPase-activating protein AGD14 isoform X4, with translation MSSKREEVRNEKIIRGLMKLPPNRKCINCNSLGPQYVCTNFWTFVCIVCSGIHREFTHRVKSVSLARFTTQEVEALQRGGNQLAREIYLKDWDMQRMRFPDSSNADKIREFIKDVYVNKKYARGNSTGKPSRDIESSKNHELEQRRASSYHSFSQSPPYEYQYEDRRYGKQFGMLNRKPGSNQGHYDGKTGDTFRYDVQSLSSQDNGCCSPSLYLSRDAIHKDAKQQTLNQFTETNAKRNLDGMRCPKRTSSAGSFGSLDSSSISHRSFSPANAVDIALEPVHSSGIQQAKATIFSSTQSSASIVTGNKDLLNSSFVQQPMSTSPSIDLFANFNNQSSSLSPFEHKPDSLGVVDVVLESVHSSGTQQAKTSTFSSAQSPASIHTGNKDIVGPTFVQKPNTSSTSVDLFADLSNQPSSTIPIEHRSAADPVPQNDGWATFDLPHHVGVDSAMSPVISAVELSGSGAPKERVGGWVSPENDSGWFPFQNPLAPGPMTVTSGQLHSDLQERTRSADQNNSQLWNTFDDSTKKVPQASVGGLPQNSISWIHVPDFALHDTNVALKVMQDFDKDGFQRSAMDAGNPCLDQPVGVVAGSPLSLLVKPGGVDQPQKSTNPFDLPYDAHLEPMNAFLDMSSLETALPSTQLINDYLAGVAQPWNSQNAAATYISSLPEGGLQYMSGQRPSSHFPKFPPQGPGASVGGNPFA, from the exons ATGAGTAGTAAAAGGGAGGAGGTGAGGAATGAGAAGATCATTAGAGGTCTTATGAAACTGCCGCCCAACAGGAAATGTATTAACTGTAACAGCCTG GGTCCCCAATATGTGTGCACAAATTTCTGGACCTTCGTTTGTATCGTGTGCAGCGGGATTCA CCGTGAGTTTACGCACCGTGTGAAGTCTGTTTCTTTGGCAAGATTTACCACACAAGAAGTAGAGGCTCTCCAAAGGGGTGGCAATCAG CTTGCAAGAGAAATTTATTTAAAAGATTGGGACATGCAGAGGATGAGATTTCCAGATAGCAG TAATGCTGACAAAATTAGGGAATTTATAAAAGATGTCTATGTGAATAAGAAATATGCTAGGGGGAATTCCACAGGCAAGCCATCTAGAGACATTGAG AGCTCCAAGAATCACGAATTAGAACAGAGGAGAGCCAGTTCTTACCATTCTTTTTCTCAGAGCCCTCCTTATGAGTATCAGTATGAGGACAGGCGCTATGGAAAACAATTTGGCATGTTAAACAGAAAGCCAGGTTCCAATCAAGGGCATTATGATGGGAAAACGG GTGATACATTCAGATATGATGTCCAGTCACTAAGTTCTCAAGATAATGGGTGTTGCAGCCCTTCTTTATACCTGTCAAGGGATGCCATACATAAAGATGCAAAGCAACAAACATTGAATCAGTTTACTGAGACAAATGCTAAAAGGAATTTAGATGGGATGCGATGTCCTAAG AGAACCTCATCTGCTGGCAGCTTTGGTTCCTTGGATAGCAGCTCTATTTCTCATAGATCATTTAGTCCAGCGAATGCAGTAGATATTGCTCTGGAGCCTGTGCATTCAAGTGGAATCCAGCAGGCAAAAGCAACTATATTTTCTTCTACACAGTCATCTGCTTCCATTGTTACTGGGAACAAGGATCTATTGAATTCATCATTCGTACAACAACCAATGAGTACATCTCCATCCATAGATTTGTTTGCCAATTTTAATAACCAATCTTCATCTTTAAGCCCTTTTGAGCACAAACCTGATTCATTGGGTGTAGTAGATGTTGTCTTGGAGTCTGTGCATTCAAGTGGTACACAGCAGGCAAAGACATCTACATTCTCTTCTGCTCAGTCACCTGCTTCTATTCATACTGGGAACAAGGATATAGTCGGTCCAACATTTGTACAGAAGCCAAACACTTCATCTACATCTGTTGATTTGTTTGCTGACCTTAGTAATCAACCTTCATCTACAATCCCTATCGAGCACAGATCAGCAGCAGATCCAGTCCCACAAAATGATGGATGGGCTACGTTTGACCTACCTCACCATGTAGGAGTTGATTCTGCAATGAGTCCAGTTATCTCTGCTGTAGAGCTTTCTGGTAGTGGAGCACCCAAGGAAAGGGTGGGTGGATGGGTATCTCCAGAAAACGACTCAGGTTGGTTTCCATTTCAAAATCCTCTCGCTCCTGGACCCATGACAGTTACATCTGGCCAGTTGCATTCAGATCTACAAGAACGCACAAGATCTGCCGATCAAAACAACTCACAG TTGTGGAACACCTTTGATGATTCAACTAAGAAAGTACCTCAGGCATCAGTTGGGGGTCTACCACAGAATAGTATATCATGGATTCATGTGCCTGACTTTGCATTGCATGATACAAATGTTGCTCTAAAAGTAATGCAG GATTTTGATAAGGATGGGTTTCAAAGGTCAGCTATGGATGCTGGAAACCCTTGTCTTGATCAGCCAGTGGGTGTTGTTGCAGGATCACCTTTGTCATTATTGGTTAAGCCG GGAGGGGTTGATCAACCACAAAAATCAACAAATCCTTTTGATCTTCCATATGATGCACACTTGGAACCCATGAATGCG TTCTTGGATATGAGCTCCTTAGAAACTGCATTACCAAGCACACAGTTGATCAATGATTACCTTGCTGGTGTAGCTCAACCCTGGAATTCTCAGAATGCGGCTGCAACATATATTTCTTCTCTCCCTGAAG GAGGGTTGCAATACATGTCCGGGCAAAGACCAAGTTCTCATTTTCC CAAGTTCCCTCCCCAAGGCCCTGGTGCATCTGTAGGTGGGAATCCATTCGCGTGA
- the LOC135643364 gene encoding probable ADP-ribosylation factor GTPase-activating protein AGD14 isoform X1 → MSSKREEVRNEKIIRGLMKLPPNRKCINCNSLGPQYVCTNFWTFVCIVCSGIHREFTHRVKSVSLARFTTQEVEALQRGGNQLAREIYLKDWDMQRMRFPDSSNADKIREFIKDVYVNKKYARGNSTGKPSRDIESSKNHELEQRRASSYHSFSQSPPYEYQYEDRRYGKQFGMLNRKPGSNQGHYDGKTGSSIYSSSHVTYEDRFANESSGSRMSDFSISSAGDTFRYDVQSLSSQDNGCCSPSLYLSRDAIHKDAKQQTLNQFTETNAKRNLDGMRCPKRTSSAGSFGSLDSSSISHRSFSPANAVDIALEPVHSSGIQQAKATIFSSTQSSASIVTGNKDLLNSSFVQQPMSTSPSIDLFANFNNQSSSLSPFEHKPDSLGVVDVVLESVHSSGTQQAKTSTFSSAQSPASIHTGNKDIVGPTFVQKPNTSSTSVDLFADLSNQPSSTIPIEHRSAADPVPQNDGWATFDLPHHVGVDSAMSPVISAVELSGSGAPKERVGGWVSPENDSGWFPFQNPLAPGPMTVTSGQLHSDLQERTRSADQNNSQLWNTFDDSTKKVPQASVGGLPQNSISWIHVPDFALHDTNVALKVMQDFDKDGFQRSAMDAGNPCLDQPVGVVAGSPLSLLVKPGGVDQPQKSTNPFDLPYDAHLEPMNAFLDMSSLETALPSTQLINDYLAGVAQPWNSQNAAATYISSLPEGGLQYMSGQRPSSHFPKFPPQGPGASVGGNPFA, encoded by the exons ATGAGTAGTAAAAGGGAGGAGGTGAGGAATGAGAAGATCATTAGAGGTCTTATGAAACTGCCGCCCAACAGGAAATGTATTAACTGTAACAGCCTG GGTCCCCAATATGTGTGCACAAATTTCTGGACCTTCGTTTGTATCGTGTGCAGCGGGATTCA CCGTGAGTTTACGCACCGTGTGAAGTCTGTTTCTTTGGCAAGATTTACCACACAAGAAGTAGAGGCTCTCCAAAGGGGTGGCAATCAG CTTGCAAGAGAAATTTATTTAAAAGATTGGGACATGCAGAGGATGAGATTTCCAGATAGCAG TAATGCTGACAAAATTAGGGAATTTATAAAAGATGTCTATGTGAATAAGAAATATGCTAGGGGGAATTCCACAGGCAAGCCATCTAGAGACATTGAG AGCTCCAAGAATCACGAATTAGAACAGAGGAGAGCCAGTTCTTACCATTCTTTTTCTCAGAGCCCTCCTTATGAGTATCAGTATGAGGACAGGCGCTATGGAAAACAATTTGGCATGTTAAACAGAAAGCCAGGTTCCAATCAAGGGCATTATGATGGGAAAACGGGTAGCTCCATATATAGTTCAAGTCATGTAACATATGAAGACAGATTTGCGAATGAAAGTTCTGGTTCAAGAATGTCAGACTTCTCCATTTCTAGTGCAGGTGATACATTCAGATATGATGTCCAGTCACTAAGTTCTCAAGATAATGGGTGTTGCAGCCCTTCTTTATACCTGTCAAGGGATGCCATACATAAAGATGCAAAGCAACAAACATTGAATCAGTTTACTGAGACAAATGCTAAAAGGAATTTAGATGGGATGCGATGTCCTAAG AGAACCTCATCTGCTGGCAGCTTTGGTTCCTTGGATAGCAGCTCTATTTCTCATAGATCATTTAGTCCAGCGAATGCAGTAGATATTGCTCTGGAGCCTGTGCATTCAAGTGGAATCCAGCAGGCAAAAGCAACTATATTTTCTTCTACACAGTCATCTGCTTCCATTGTTACTGGGAACAAGGATCTATTGAATTCATCATTCGTACAACAACCAATGAGTACATCTCCATCCATAGATTTGTTTGCCAATTTTAATAACCAATCTTCATCTTTAAGCCCTTTTGAGCACAAACCTGATTCATTGGGTGTAGTAGATGTTGTCTTGGAGTCTGTGCATTCAAGTGGTACACAGCAGGCAAAGACATCTACATTCTCTTCTGCTCAGTCACCTGCTTCTATTCATACTGGGAACAAGGATATAGTCGGTCCAACATTTGTACAGAAGCCAAACACTTCATCTACATCTGTTGATTTGTTTGCTGACCTTAGTAATCAACCTTCATCTACAATCCCTATCGAGCACAGATCAGCAGCAGATCCAGTCCCACAAAATGATGGATGGGCTACGTTTGACCTACCTCACCATGTAGGAGTTGATTCTGCAATGAGTCCAGTTATCTCTGCTGTAGAGCTTTCTGGTAGTGGAGCACCCAAGGAAAGGGTGGGTGGATGGGTATCTCCAGAAAACGACTCAGGTTGGTTTCCATTTCAAAATCCTCTCGCTCCTGGACCCATGACAGTTACATCTGGCCAGTTGCATTCAGATCTACAAGAACGCACAAGATCTGCCGATCAAAACAACTCACAG TTGTGGAACACCTTTGATGATTCAACTAAGAAAGTACCTCAGGCATCAGTTGGGGGTCTACCACAGAATAGTATATCATGGATTCATGTGCCTGACTTTGCATTGCATGATACAAATGTTGCTCTAAAAGTAATGCAG GATTTTGATAAGGATGGGTTTCAAAGGTCAGCTATGGATGCTGGAAACCCTTGTCTTGATCAGCCAGTGGGTGTTGTTGCAGGATCACCTTTGTCATTATTGGTTAAGCCG GGAGGGGTTGATCAACCACAAAAATCAACAAATCCTTTTGATCTTCCATATGATGCACACTTGGAACCCATGAATGCG TTCTTGGATATGAGCTCCTTAGAAACTGCATTACCAAGCACACAGTTGATCAATGATTACCTTGCTGGTGTAGCTCAACCCTGGAATTCTCAGAATGCGGCTGCAACATATATTTCTTCTCTCCCTGAAG GAGGGTTGCAATACATGTCCGGGCAAAGACCAAGTTCTCATTTTCC CAAGTTCCCTCCCCAAGGCCCTGGTGCATCTGTAGGTGGGAATCCATTCGCGTGA
- the LOC135643364 gene encoding probable ADP-ribosylation factor GTPase-activating protein AGD14 isoform X2, with amino-acid sequence MSSKREEVRNEKIIRGLMKLPPNRKCINCNSLGPQYVCTNFWTFVCIVCSGIHREFTHRVKSVSLARFTTQEVEALQRGGNQLAREIYLKDWDMQRMRFPDSSNADKIREFIKDVYVNKKYARGNSTGKPSRDIESSKNHELEQRRASSYHSFSQSPPYEYQYEDRRYGKQFGMLNRKPGSNQGHYDGKTGSSIYSSSHVTYEDRFANESSGSRMSDFSISSAGDTFRYDVQSLSSQDNGCCSPSLYLSRDAIHKDAKQQTLNQFTETNAKRNLDGMRCPKRTSSAGSFGSLDSSSISHRSFSPANAVDIALEPVHSSGIQQAKATIFSSTQSSASIVTGNKDLLNSSFVQQPMSTSPSIDLFANFNNQSSSLSPFEHKPDSLGVVDVVLESVHSSGTQQAKTSTFSSAQSPASIHTGNKDIVGPTFVQKPNTSSTSVDLFADLSNQPSSTIPIEHRSAADPVPQNDGWATFDLPHHVGVDSAMSPVISAVELSGSGAPKERVGGWVSPENDSGWFPFQNPLAPGPMTVTSGQLHSDLQERTRSADQNNSQLWNTFDDSTKKVPQASVGGLPQNSISWIHVPDFALHDTNVALKDFDKDGFQRSAMDAGNPCLDQPVGVVAGSPLSLLVKPGGVDQPQKSTNPFDLPYDAHLEPMNAFLDMSSLETALPSTQLINDYLAGVAQPWNSQNAAATYISSLPEGGLQYMSGQRPSSHFPKFPPQGPGASVGGNPFA; translated from the exons ATGAGTAGTAAAAGGGAGGAGGTGAGGAATGAGAAGATCATTAGAGGTCTTATGAAACTGCCGCCCAACAGGAAATGTATTAACTGTAACAGCCTG GGTCCCCAATATGTGTGCACAAATTTCTGGACCTTCGTTTGTATCGTGTGCAGCGGGATTCA CCGTGAGTTTACGCACCGTGTGAAGTCTGTTTCTTTGGCAAGATTTACCACACAAGAAGTAGAGGCTCTCCAAAGGGGTGGCAATCAG CTTGCAAGAGAAATTTATTTAAAAGATTGGGACATGCAGAGGATGAGATTTCCAGATAGCAG TAATGCTGACAAAATTAGGGAATTTATAAAAGATGTCTATGTGAATAAGAAATATGCTAGGGGGAATTCCACAGGCAAGCCATCTAGAGACATTGAG AGCTCCAAGAATCACGAATTAGAACAGAGGAGAGCCAGTTCTTACCATTCTTTTTCTCAGAGCCCTCCTTATGAGTATCAGTATGAGGACAGGCGCTATGGAAAACAATTTGGCATGTTAAACAGAAAGCCAGGTTCCAATCAAGGGCATTATGATGGGAAAACGGGTAGCTCCATATATAGTTCAAGTCATGTAACATATGAAGACAGATTTGCGAATGAAAGTTCTGGTTCAAGAATGTCAGACTTCTCCATTTCTAGTGCAGGTGATACATTCAGATATGATGTCCAGTCACTAAGTTCTCAAGATAATGGGTGTTGCAGCCCTTCTTTATACCTGTCAAGGGATGCCATACATAAAGATGCAAAGCAACAAACATTGAATCAGTTTACTGAGACAAATGCTAAAAGGAATTTAGATGGGATGCGATGTCCTAAG AGAACCTCATCTGCTGGCAGCTTTGGTTCCTTGGATAGCAGCTCTATTTCTCATAGATCATTTAGTCCAGCGAATGCAGTAGATATTGCTCTGGAGCCTGTGCATTCAAGTGGAATCCAGCAGGCAAAAGCAACTATATTTTCTTCTACACAGTCATCTGCTTCCATTGTTACTGGGAACAAGGATCTATTGAATTCATCATTCGTACAACAACCAATGAGTACATCTCCATCCATAGATTTGTTTGCCAATTTTAATAACCAATCTTCATCTTTAAGCCCTTTTGAGCACAAACCTGATTCATTGGGTGTAGTAGATGTTGTCTTGGAGTCTGTGCATTCAAGTGGTACACAGCAGGCAAAGACATCTACATTCTCTTCTGCTCAGTCACCTGCTTCTATTCATACTGGGAACAAGGATATAGTCGGTCCAACATTTGTACAGAAGCCAAACACTTCATCTACATCTGTTGATTTGTTTGCTGACCTTAGTAATCAACCTTCATCTACAATCCCTATCGAGCACAGATCAGCAGCAGATCCAGTCCCACAAAATGATGGATGGGCTACGTTTGACCTACCTCACCATGTAGGAGTTGATTCTGCAATGAGTCCAGTTATCTCTGCTGTAGAGCTTTCTGGTAGTGGAGCACCCAAGGAAAGGGTGGGTGGATGGGTATCTCCAGAAAACGACTCAGGTTGGTTTCCATTTCAAAATCCTCTCGCTCCTGGACCCATGACAGTTACATCTGGCCAGTTGCATTCAGATCTACAAGAACGCACAAGATCTGCCGATCAAAACAACTCACAG TTGTGGAACACCTTTGATGATTCAACTAAGAAAGTACCTCAGGCATCAGTTGGGGGTCTACCACAGAATAGTATATCATGGATTCATGTGCCTGACTTTGCATTGCATGATACAAATGTTGCTCTAAAA GATTTTGATAAGGATGGGTTTCAAAGGTCAGCTATGGATGCTGGAAACCCTTGTCTTGATCAGCCAGTGGGTGTTGTTGCAGGATCACCTTTGTCATTATTGGTTAAGCCG GGAGGGGTTGATCAACCACAAAAATCAACAAATCCTTTTGATCTTCCATATGATGCACACTTGGAACCCATGAATGCG TTCTTGGATATGAGCTCCTTAGAAACTGCATTACCAAGCACACAGTTGATCAATGATTACCTTGCTGGTGTAGCTCAACCCTGGAATTCTCAGAATGCGGCTGCAACATATATTTCTTCTCTCCCTGAAG GAGGGTTGCAATACATGTCCGGGCAAAGACCAAGTTCTCATTTTCC CAAGTTCCCTCCCCAAGGCCCTGGTGCATCTGTAGGTGGGAATCCATTCGCGTGA
- the LOC135643364 gene encoding probable ADP-ribosylation factor GTPase-activating protein AGD14 isoform X3 — protein sequence MSSKREEVRNEKIIRGLMKLPPNRKCINCNSLGPQYVCTNFWTFVCIVCSGIHREFTHRVKSVSLARFTTQEVEALQRGGNQLAREIYLKDWDMQRMRFPDSSNADKIREFIKDVYVNKKYARGNSTGKPSRDIESSKNHELEQRRASSYHSFSQSPPYEYQYEDRRYGKQFGMLNRKPGSNQGHYDGKTGSSIYSSSHVTYEDRFANESSGSRMSDFSISSAGDTFRYDVQSLSSQDNGCCSPSLYLSRDAIHKDAKQQTLNQFTETNAKRNLDGMRCPKRTSSAGSFGSLDSSSISHRSFSPANAVDIALEPVHSSGIQQAKATIFSSTQSSASIVTGNKDLLNSSFVQQPMNVVLESVHSSGTQQAKTSTFSSAQSPASIHTGNKDIVGPTFVQKPNTSSTSVDLFADLSNQPSSTIPIEHRSAADPVPQNDGWATFDLPHHVGVDSAMSPVISAVELSGSGAPKERVGGWVSPENDSGWFPFQNPLAPGPMTVTSGQLHSDLQERTRSADQNNSQLWNTFDDSTKKVPQASVGGLPQNSISWIHVPDFALHDTNVALKVMQDFDKDGFQRSAMDAGNPCLDQPVGVVAGSPLSLLVKPGGVDQPQKSTNPFDLPYDAHLEPMNAFLDMSSLETALPSTQLINDYLAGVAQPWNSQNAAATYISSLPEGGLQYMSGQRPSSHFPKFPPQGPGASVGGNPFA from the exons ATGAGTAGTAAAAGGGAGGAGGTGAGGAATGAGAAGATCATTAGAGGTCTTATGAAACTGCCGCCCAACAGGAAATGTATTAACTGTAACAGCCTG GGTCCCCAATATGTGTGCACAAATTTCTGGACCTTCGTTTGTATCGTGTGCAGCGGGATTCA CCGTGAGTTTACGCACCGTGTGAAGTCTGTTTCTTTGGCAAGATTTACCACACAAGAAGTAGAGGCTCTCCAAAGGGGTGGCAATCAG CTTGCAAGAGAAATTTATTTAAAAGATTGGGACATGCAGAGGATGAGATTTCCAGATAGCAG TAATGCTGACAAAATTAGGGAATTTATAAAAGATGTCTATGTGAATAAGAAATATGCTAGGGGGAATTCCACAGGCAAGCCATCTAGAGACATTGAG AGCTCCAAGAATCACGAATTAGAACAGAGGAGAGCCAGTTCTTACCATTCTTTTTCTCAGAGCCCTCCTTATGAGTATCAGTATGAGGACAGGCGCTATGGAAAACAATTTGGCATGTTAAACAGAAAGCCAGGTTCCAATCAAGGGCATTATGATGGGAAAACGGGTAGCTCCATATATAGTTCAAGTCATGTAACATATGAAGACAGATTTGCGAATGAAAGTTCTGGTTCAAGAATGTCAGACTTCTCCATTTCTAGTGCAGGTGATACATTCAGATATGATGTCCAGTCACTAAGTTCTCAAGATAATGGGTGTTGCAGCCCTTCTTTATACCTGTCAAGGGATGCCATACATAAAGATGCAAAGCAACAAACATTGAATCAGTTTACTGAGACAAATGCTAAAAGGAATTTAGATGGGATGCGATGTCCTAAG AGAACCTCATCTGCTGGCAGCTTTGGTTCCTTGGATAGCAGCTCTATTTCTCATAGATCATTTAGTCCAGCGAATGCAGTAGATATTGCTCTGGAGCCTGTGCATTCAAGTGGAATCCAGCAGGCAAAAGCAACTATATTTTCTTCTACACAGTCATCTGCTTCCATTGTTACTGGGAACAAGGATCTATTGAATTCATCATTCGTACAACAACCAATGA ATGTTGTCTTGGAGTCTGTGCATTCAAGTGGTACACAGCAGGCAAAGACATCTACATTCTCTTCTGCTCAGTCACCTGCTTCTATTCATACTGGGAACAAGGATATAGTCGGTCCAACATTTGTACAGAAGCCAAACACTTCATCTACATCTGTTGATTTGTTTGCTGACCTTAGTAATCAACCTTCATCTACAATCCCTATCGAGCACAGATCAGCAGCAGATCCAGTCCCACAAAATGATGGATGGGCTACGTTTGACCTACCTCACCATGTAGGAGTTGATTCTGCAATGAGTCCAGTTATCTCTGCTGTAGAGCTTTCTGGTAGTGGAGCACCCAAGGAAAGGGTGGGTGGATGGGTATCTCCAGAAAACGACTCAGGTTGGTTTCCATTTCAAAATCCTCTCGCTCCTGGACCCATGACAGTTACATCTGGCCAGTTGCATTCAGATCTACAAGAACGCACAAGATCTGCCGATCAAAACAACTCACAG TTGTGGAACACCTTTGATGATTCAACTAAGAAAGTACCTCAGGCATCAGTTGGGGGTCTACCACAGAATAGTATATCATGGATTCATGTGCCTGACTTTGCATTGCATGATACAAATGTTGCTCTAAAAGTAATGCAG GATTTTGATAAGGATGGGTTTCAAAGGTCAGCTATGGATGCTGGAAACCCTTGTCTTGATCAGCCAGTGGGTGTTGTTGCAGGATCACCTTTGTCATTATTGGTTAAGCCG GGAGGGGTTGATCAACCACAAAAATCAACAAATCCTTTTGATCTTCCATATGATGCACACTTGGAACCCATGAATGCG TTCTTGGATATGAGCTCCTTAGAAACTGCATTACCAAGCACACAGTTGATCAATGATTACCTTGCTGGTGTAGCTCAACCCTGGAATTCTCAGAATGCGGCTGCAACATATATTTCTTCTCTCCCTGAAG GAGGGTTGCAATACATGTCCGGGCAAAGACCAAGTTCTCATTTTCC CAAGTTCCCTCCCCAAGGCCCTGGTGCATCTGTAGGTGGGAATCCATTCGCGTGA
- the LOC135643364 gene encoding probable ADP-ribosylation factor GTPase-activating protein AGD14 isoform X5 → MSSKREEVRNEKIIRGLMKLPPNRKCINCNSLGPQYVCTNFWTFVCIVCSGIHREFTHRVKSVSLARFTTQEVEALQRGGNQLAREIYLKDWDMQRMRFPDSSNADKIREFIKDVYVNKKYARGNSTGKPSRDIESSKNHELEQRRASSYHSFSQSPPYEYQYEDRRYGKQFGMLNRKPGSNQGHYDGKTGSSIYSSSHVTYEDRFANESSGSRMSDFSISSAGDTFRYDVQSLSSQDNGCCSPSLYLSRDAIHKDAKQQTLNQFTETNAKRNLDGMRCPKRTSSAGSFGSLDSSSISHRSFSPANAVDIALEPVHSSGIQQAKATIFSSTQSSASIVTGNKDLLNSSFVQQPMSTSPSIDLFANFNNQSSSLSPFEHKPDSLGVVDVVLESVHSSGTQQAKTSTFSSAQSPASIHTGNKDIVGPTFVQKPNTSSTSVDLFADLSNQPSSTIPIEHRSAADPVPQNDGWATFDLPHHVGVDSAMSPVISAVELSGSGAPKERVGGWVSPENDSGWFPFQNPLAPGPMTVTSGQLHSDLQERTRSADQNNSQLWNTFDDSTKKVPQASVGGLPQNSISWIHVPDFALHDTNVALKVMQVLP, encoded by the exons ATGAGTAGTAAAAGGGAGGAGGTGAGGAATGAGAAGATCATTAGAGGTCTTATGAAACTGCCGCCCAACAGGAAATGTATTAACTGTAACAGCCTG GGTCCCCAATATGTGTGCACAAATTTCTGGACCTTCGTTTGTATCGTGTGCAGCGGGATTCA CCGTGAGTTTACGCACCGTGTGAAGTCTGTTTCTTTGGCAAGATTTACCACACAAGAAGTAGAGGCTCTCCAAAGGGGTGGCAATCAG CTTGCAAGAGAAATTTATTTAAAAGATTGGGACATGCAGAGGATGAGATTTCCAGATAGCAG TAATGCTGACAAAATTAGGGAATTTATAAAAGATGTCTATGTGAATAAGAAATATGCTAGGGGGAATTCCACAGGCAAGCCATCTAGAGACATTGAG AGCTCCAAGAATCACGAATTAGAACAGAGGAGAGCCAGTTCTTACCATTCTTTTTCTCAGAGCCCTCCTTATGAGTATCAGTATGAGGACAGGCGCTATGGAAAACAATTTGGCATGTTAAACAGAAAGCCAGGTTCCAATCAAGGGCATTATGATGGGAAAACGGGTAGCTCCATATATAGTTCAAGTCATGTAACATATGAAGACAGATTTGCGAATGAAAGTTCTGGTTCAAGAATGTCAGACTTCTCCATTTCTAGTGCAGGTGATACATTCAGATATGATGTCCAGTCACTAAGTTCTCAAGATAATGGGTGTTGCAGCCCTTCTTTATACCTGTCAAGGGATGCCATACATAAAGATGCAAAGCAACAAACATTGAATCAGTTTACTGAGACAAATGCTAAAAGGAATTTAGATGGGATGCGATGTCCTAAG AGAACCTCATCTGCTGGCAGCTTTGGTTCCTTGGATAGCAGCTCTATTTCTCATAGATCATTTAGTCCAGCGAATGCAGTAGATATTGCTCTGGAGCCTGTGCATTCAAGTGGAATCCAGCAGGCAAAAGCAACTATATTTTCTTCTACACAGTCATCTGCTTCCATTGTTACTGGGAACAAGGATCTATTGAATTCATCATTCGTACAACAACCAATGAGTACATCTCCATCCATAGATTTGTTTGCCAATTTTAATAACCAATCTTCATCTTTAAGCCCTTTTGAGCACAAACCTGATTCATTGGGTGTAGTAGATGTTGTCTTGGAGTCTGTGCATTCAAGTGGTACACAGCAGGCAAAGACATCTACATTCTCTTCTGCTCAGTCACCTGCTTCTATTCATACTGGGAACAAGGATATAGTCGGTCCAACATTTGTACAGAAGCCAAACACTTCATCTACATCTGTTGATTTGTTTGCTGACCTTAGTAATCAACCTTCATCTACAATCCCTATCGAGCACAGATCAGCAGCAGATCCAGTCCCACAAAATGATGGATGGGCTACGTTTGACCTACCTCACCATGTAGGAGTTGATTCTGCAATGAGTCCAGTTATCTCTGCTGTAGAGCTTTCTGGTAGTGGAGCACCCAAGGAAAGGGTGGGTGGATGGGTATCTCCAGAAAACGACTCAGGTTGGTTTCCATTTCAAAATCCTCTCGCTCCTGGACCCATGACAGTTACATCTGGCCAGTTGCATTCAGATCTACAAGAACGCACAAGATCTGCCGATCAAAACAACTCACAG TTGTGGAACACCTTTGATGATTCAACTAAGAAAGTACCTCAGGCATCAGTTGGGGGTCTACCACAGAATAGTATATCATGGATTCATGTGCCTGACTTTGCATTGCATGATACAAATGTTGCTCTAAAAGTAATGCAGGTGCTACCATGA